From the genome of Thermococcus chitonophagus, one region includes:
- a CDS encoding type II toxin-antitoxin system VapC family toxin, which produces MILVLDSSVFIQGIDVEGYTTPGVVEEVKDRESRIFLEGLISAGKVKVIEPSADAISTVKRVAKETGELNELSRADIEVLALAYELKAVIFTDDYNVQNVAKFLGLKFKTMKKGIKRKIKWRYVCIGCGRKFRELPPEGVCPDCGSPVRLLPRKKL; this is translated from the coding sequence TTGATCCTCGTTCTTGATTCTTCAGTTTTTATTCAAGGTATTGACGTTGAAGGCTACACTACCCCAGGAGTTGTTGAGGAAGTTAAGGATCGAGAATCTAGGATATTCCTTGAAGGCTTGATATCTGCGGGAAAGGTTAAGGTGATAGAACCTTCTGCTGACGCCATAAGTACCGTTAAAAGGGTAGCGAAAGAGACTGGAGAACTTAACGAGCTCAGTAGAGCAGATATAGAGGTTCTTGCGCTTGCCTATGAGCTTAAAGCCGTTATATTCACCGACGACTACAACGTTCAGAACGTTGCAAAGTTCCTGGGGCTGAAGTTTAAGACGATGAAGAAGGGAATAAAGAGGAAGATTAAGTGGAGATACGTCTGCATAGGTTGCGGTAGGAAGTTTAGGGAACTTCCTCCTGAGGGTGTTTGCCCGGACTGTGGCAGTCCTGTTAGGCTTTTGCCAAGGAAGAAACTTTAA
- the serS gene encoding serine--tRNA ligase: MLDIKLIRENPDLVKNDLIKRGELEKVKWIDEILKLDAEWRAKLKEINKLRHERNKIAIEIGKKRKAGEPVDELLARSKEIVKRIETLEKEVDELRKKIDYYLWRLPNITHPSVPVGKDENDNVPIRFWGKAKVWKGHLERFLEQSQGKMEYEVLEWKPRLHVDLLEILGGADFARAAKVSGSRFYYLLNEIVILDLALIRFALDKLIEKGFTPVIPPYMVRRFVEEGATTFEDFEDVIYKVEGEDLYLIPTAEHPLAGLHANEILDGKDLPLLYVAFSPCFRKEAGTAGKDTKGIFRVHQFHKVEQFVYSRPEESWEWHEKIIRNAEELFQELEIPYRVVNICTGDLGYVAAKKYDIEAWMPGQGRFREVVSASNCTDWQARRLNIRFRDRTDEKPRYVHTLNSTAIATSRAIVAILENHQQEDGTVKIPKVLWKYTGFKEIVPVEKKEGCCKA; this comes from the coding sequence ATGCTTGATATTAAGCTCATAAGAGAAAATCCAGATCTAGTTAAGAATGACCTGATAAAGAGGGGAGAGTTAGAGAAGGTTAAGTGGATAGATGAGATACTAAAACTTGATGCAGAGTGGAGAGCTAAGCTCAAGGAAATAAATAAGCTAAGGCATGAGCGGAACAAGATCGCTATAGAGATCGGAAAGAAAAGAAAAGCTGGGGAGCCAGTTGATGAGTTATTAGCCAGGAGTAAGGAGATCGTTAAGAGAATTGAAACTCTAGAGAAGGAAGTTGATGAACTTAGAAAGAAGATAGACTACTATCTCTGGAGACTACCTAACATAACACACCCAAGTGTCCCTGTGGGTAAAGACGAGAACGATAACGTGCCCATAAGATTCTGGGGGAAGGCGAAGGTCTGGAAGGGCCATCTAGAAAGGTTCCTTGAGCAGAGCCAAGGAAAGATGGAGTATGAAGTATTGGAATGGAAGCCTAGGCTTCACGTTGACCTCTTGGAAATCTTAGGAGGAGCCGACTTTGCAAGGGCTGCTAAGGTTAGTGGCTCAAGGTTCTACTATCTGCTTAACGAGATCGTAATCCTTGACTTGGCCTTGATAAGATTCGCTCTAGATAAACTAATAGAGAAGGGATTCACACCAGTAATTCCACCCTACATGGTCAGAAGGTTCGTGGAGGAAGGTGCAACGACATTTGAGGATTTCGAGGATGTGATCTATAAGGTGGAGGGAGAAGACCTATATTTAATACCAACTGCCGAACATCCATTGGCTGGCCTGCATGCTAACGAGATCCTTGATGGAAAAGACCTGCCTTTATTGTATGTGGCATTCAGCCCATGCTTTAGGAAGGAAGCGGGAACGGCAGGAAAGGATACCAAGGGCATCTTTAGGGTTCACCAGTTCCACAAGGTGGAGCAGTTCGTATATTCAAGACCTGAGGAGAGCTGGGAGTGGCACGAGAAGATAATAAGGAACGCTGAGGAACTCTTCCAGGAACTTGAAATTCCCTACAGAGTGGTGAACATCTGCACTGGAGATTTAGGCTATGTTGCAGCGAAGAAGTATGACATCGAGGCATGGATGCCGGGGCAGGGAAGATTTAGGGAAGTAGTTTCCGCGAGCAACTGTACGGACTGGCAGGCCAGAAGGCTGAACATAAGGTTCAGGGACAGAACAGATGAGAAGCCCCGCTACGTCCACACCCTGAACTCAACGGCCATAGCTACTTCAAGAGCAATCGTTGCAATACTTGAGAACCACCAACAAGAGGATGGAACGGTAAAGATACCGAAAGTCCTGTGGAAGTACACGGGCTTTAAGGAAATAGTTCCCGTTGAAAAGAAGGAGGGGTGTTGTAAGGCTTGA
- a CDS encoding ATP-binding protein gives MDRLQLLQIQRCEEEFEKALALGQYDRARLIALRCSELLRRLASENLSVSHILLEQARAWEQKAKNIHKRKEKRKDEYVDKIKILIKKSTVTWNDIGGLSEAKKLVSQAVGLSIAKSPVEPPQGILLFGPPGTGKSLLASAVANGLNATFFSVKASDLLSKYFGESSKLVSALFSLARQLSPSVIFIDEVDSLTMKRTSLDDAARRMIGTLLAEIDGFKDSTGKVILLTATNAPWDLDEAMLSRLPIRIYVPLPDVKAAVEIFKIHLRGLQYKLNLIKLAKEAVKRLYSGREIANVVKLASMKMLEEMNPELMDPLKIPSLTGKELAVRPLEMNDFKEAFKKVKSPVTKMEIRKYEKWAREFAI, from the coding sequence ATGGATCGACTACAACTACTTCAAATTCAGAGATGTGAAGAAGAGTTTGAGAAAGCCCTGGCCCTTGGTCAATATGATAGAGCAAGGCTAATAGCCTTGAGATGTTCAGAGTTGCTTAGAAGGCTGGCTAGCGAGAACTTATCCGTATCCCACATTCTCTTGGAGCAAGCAAGAGCTTGGGAACAGAAAGCCAAAAACATTCACAAGAGAAAAGAAAAAAGGAAGGATGAATACGTTGATAAGATAAAAATCCTAATTAAGAAAAGTACTGTAACTTGGAATGACATAGGGGGACTTAGTGAGGCTAAAAAACTAGTTTCCCAGGCCGTCGGTTTGAGCATAGCAAAATCCCCTGTAGAACCTCCACAGGGGATCCTCCTCTTTGGACCTCCAGGAACGGGAAAAAGCCTCTTAGCAAGTGCAGTTGCCAATGGCCTAAATGCAACTTTCTTTAGTGTCAAGGCAAGTGATTTACTGAGTAAGTATTTTGGAGAATCTTCAAAGTTAGTCTCAGCATTATTTTCCTTAGCCAGGCAACTTAGCCCTAGTGTAATTTTCATAGATGAAGTAGATTCCCTAACCATGAAGAGAACTAGCCTAGATGACGCCGCTAGGAGAATGATAGGGACGCTTCTAGCAGAGATAGATGGATTTAAAGACAGTACGGGGAAGGTAATATTGTTAACAGCTACAAATGCTCCTTGGGATCTTGATGAGGCGATGTTATCAAGGTTGCCAATAAGAATTTACGTTCCTCTTCCTGACGTCAAGGCTGCTGTTGAGATATTTAAGATACACCTCAGAGGCCTACAATACAAGCTGAACTTGATAAAGCTAGCCAAGGAAGCCGTGAAAAGGCTATACTCTGGAAGGGAAATAGCAAATGTTGTTAAATTGGCTTCAATGAAAATGCTTGAAGAGATGAATCCAGAGTTAATGGATCCTCTGAAAATACCCTCACTCACGGGAAAAGAACTTGCCGTGAGACCATTGGAGATGAATGACTTTAAGGAAGCATTTAAGAAAGTTAAAAGCCCTGTTACGAAAATGGAGATAAGAAAGTATGAAAAGTGGGCGAGAGAGTTTGCAATCTGA
- the for gene encoding tungsten-containing formaldehyde ferredoxin oxidoreductase, whose translation MKGWWGRILRVNLTTGEVKVQEYPEEIAKKFIGGRGLAAWILWNEVKNVDPLSPENKLIFASGPFNGLPTPSGGKMVVAAKSPLTGGYGDGNLGTMATVHLRKAGYDALVVEGKAKKPVYIYIEDDNVSILSAEGLWGKGTFETERELKKIHGKNVGILSIGPAGENLVRYAVVMSQEGRAAGRPGMGAVMGSKNLKAVVIKGTKEIPVADKDELRKLSQEAYEAILNAPGYPFWKRQGTMAAVEWTNENYALPTRNFQDGQFEFARSIDGYTLEGMKVKQRGCPYCNMPCGNVVLDAEGQESELDYENVALLGSNLGIGKLNEVAVLNRIADDMGMDTISLGVSIGFVMEAKEKGLLKEGPEFGDFKGAKQLAYDIAYRRGELGNFAAEGVMRMAEKLGDDSFAMHVKGLEVSGYNSYIYPAMALAYGTSSIGAHHKEAWVIAWEIGTAPIEGEQAKKVEYKITYDPIKAQKVVELQRLRGGLFEMLTACRLPWVEIGLSLDYYPKLLKAITGVTYTWDDLYTAADRLYALIRAYWVREFNGNWDRTKDYPPKRWFVDSLKSGPYKGQHLDKEKYDALLSEYYRIRGWDERGIPKKETLQKLGLDFVISELEKVTKLE comes from the coding sequence ATGAAAGGCTGGTGGGGAAGGATTCTTAGAGTTAACTTGACCACGGGAGAAGTAAAAGTTCAGGAATATCCCGAAGAAATTGCAAAAAAGTTCATTGGAGGTAGGGGATTAGCCGCGTGGATTTTGTGGAATGAAGTTAAGAACGTTGATCCTCTCAGCCCCGAGAACAAATTAATATTTGCTTCAGGCCCCTTCAACGGTCTCCCAACTCCAAGCGGTGGAAAGATGGTTGTCGCAGCCAAGAGCCCCCTCACGGGCGGTTATGGTGACGGTAACCTAGGTACAATGGCAACCGTTCACCTGAGAAAGGCTGGTTACGATGCTTTGGTTGTTGAGGGTAAGGCAAAGAAACCCGTTTACATCTACATTGAAGATGATAACGTGAGCATTTTGAGTGCTGAAGGATTGTGGGGTAAGGGAACCTTCGAGACCGAGAGGGAGCTTAAGAAGATACATGGGAAGAATGTTGGAATTCTCAGCATAGGTCCCGCCGGTGAGAACCTAGTTAGGTACGCTGTTGTAATGTCACAGGAGGGAAGGGCCGCAGGAAGGCCCGGAATGGGTGCTGTAATGGGAAGCAAGAACCTGAAGGCTGTGGTAATTAAGGGTACAAAGGAAATACCAGTTGCTGACAAGGATGAACTAAGAAAGCTCAGCCAGGAGGCTTATGAGGCAATTCTCAACGCCCCAGGATATCCGTTCTGGAAGAGACAGGGAACAATGGCTGCAGTAGAGTGGACTAACGAGAACTATGCACTGCCAACGAGAAACTTCCAGGATGGCCAGTTCGAATTCGCAAGGTCAATTGATGGTTATACGCTAGAGGGAATGAAGGTCAAGCAGAGAGGCTGTCCGTACTGTAACATGCCCTGTGGAAACGTTGTCCTGGATGCTGAAGGACAGGAGAGCGAACTTGACTATGAGAACGTTGCCTTATTAGGCTCAAACCTTGGGATTGGAAAGCTAAATGAAGTAGCTGTCCTTAACAGGATTGCAGATGACATGGGTATGGATACGATAAGCCTTGGAGTCTCAATAGGATTTGTCATGGAGGCTAAGGAGAAAGGACTTCTCAAGGAAGGTCCAGAGTTTGGTGACTTCAAAGGTGCTAAACAACTCGCTTATGACATAGCCTACAGAAGAGGCGAACTTGGCAACTTCGCAGCCGAGGGAGTCATGAGAATGGCAGAGAAGCTGGGGGATGACAGCTTCGCAATGCACGTTAAGGGCCTAGAGGTTAGCGGATACAACAGCTACATCTATCCTGCAATGGCCCTAGCTTACGGAACTTCATCAATAGGTGCCCACCACAAGGAGGCTTGGGTAATAGCATGGGAGATAGGAACGGCACCAATTGAGGGAGAGCAGGCTAAGAAGGTCGAGTACAAGATAACCTATGATCCAATAAAGGCTCAGAAAGTCGTTGAGTTGCAGAGGCTCAGGGGTGGACTCTTTGAGATGCTCACCGCATGTAGGCTCCCATGGGTTGAAATCGGCTTGAGCCTAGACTACTATCCAAAGCTCCTCAAGGCGATAACTGGGGTTACATACACATGGGATGACCTGTACACGGCAGCTGACAGGCTCTATGCACTTATCAGGGCTTACTGGGTTAGGGAGTTCAATGGCAACTGGGATAGAACCAAGGACTATCCACCAAAGAGGTGGTTCGTTGATTCCCTCAAGAGTGGTCCATACAAGGGCCAGCACCTTGACAAGGAGAAGTACGATGCACTGCTCTCAGAGTACTACAGGATTAGGGGCTGGGACGAGAGGGGAATTCCGAAGAAGGAAACCCTTCAGAAGCTTGGCCTTGACTTCGTCATTTCAGAGCTTGAGAAAGTTACGAAGCTCGAGTGA
- a CDS encoding DUF2118 family protein, giving the protein MARIPQLYVEATYDECFDEDGRAKYDCIVIQDNIELRLKKGEKLPEFINKDRAKFLAKEVYDRFHFYVDQYEHRMKVDAIIIYPDRRTRIELKKGDELLLLPVEGYVVTLIADVGNRVRTGDAFAAVTTKKGEIHYMKPPRPGTVVYIDEFTNRPNYVYYILPEE; this is encoded by the coding sequence ATGGCAAGAATACCTCAATTATATGTTGAAGCAACATATGACGAATGCTTTGATGAAGATGGAAGGGCCAAGTATGACTGCATAGTCATCCAAGACAACATCGAGCTCAGACTAAAGAAAGGAGAAAAGCTTCCGGAGTTTATAAACAAGGACAGAGCAAAGTTTTTAGCAAAAGAGGTTTACGATAGGTTCCACTTCTACGTTGATCAGTACGAGCACAGGATGAAGGTGGATGCGATTATAATTTATCCAGATAGAAGAACTAGAATAGAGCTCAAGAAAGGAGACGAACTCCTACTGCTTCCGGTAGAAGGGTACGTAGTTACCCTAATAGCAGACGTTGGAAACAGAGTTAGGACTGGAGATGCATTCGCAGCTGTAACTACTAAGAAGGGAGAGATTCACTATATGAAGCCTCCAAGGCCAGGAACTGTCGTCTACATAGATGAGTTCACGAATAGGCCAAACTACGTCTACTACATACTTCCGGAAGAGTGA
- a CDS encoding ATPase has protein sequence MVSLLIVGILPYDSGKTTLALSLIREALEHGIDVGVAKPVSGFNGWYQYEYLLKSVEFGFLIGEDSYKLHITAKSSDPVHLESPVTALLLPPDPERVGWKSSSYTAISYHTNVVLLRILEDHFYVPDNIKKLTRPMQEIIEPLIETTKPIEIKADEVQYLVMRGREEADKALGIIQNHHELTIIESYNNLAAPCTSALASDLIIAVAPGKAVLFDGDQYKKAIYAISSIKEPWRVVTEDLMPLLKPLKKFEFKPGEVSGLLNSVLEILEAKTF, from the coding sequence ATGGTATCCCTGCTGATAGTTGGCATACTTCCCTATGATTCAGGTAAGACAACGTTAGCACTATCCCTAATAAGAGAGGCCCTAGAGCATGGAATCGACGTTGGAGTAGCAAAGCCAGTAAGTGGTTTCAATGGATGGTACCAGTATGAATATCTTCTCAAAAGTGTGGAGTTTGGATTTTTGATAGGTGAGGACTCTTACAAGTTACACATAACGGCAAAAAGCTCGGATCCAGTACACCTTGAGAGCCCCGTTACGGCACTTCTACTACCTCCAGATCCCGAGAGAGTTGGATGGAAGAGCTCTTCATACACTGCAATATCATACCACACGAACGTTGTTCTCTTAAGAATCCTTGAAGATCACTTTTACGTTCCTGATAACATTAAGAAGCTCACACGGCCAATGCAAGAGATCATAGAGCCATTAATAGAGACTACAAAACCCATTGAAATAAAGGCCGATGAAGTTCAATACCTAGTGATGAGAGGACGAGAGGAAGCAGATAAGGCTTTGGGAATTATACAGAACCACCATGAACTGACCATAATTGAGTCCTACAACAATCTCGCCGCTCCCTGCACTTCAGCTCTAGCTTCCGATCTCATAATAGCTGTAGCCCCAGGGAAGGCCGTTCTTTTTGATGGAGACCAGTACAAAAAGGCCATTTATGCCATTTCAAGCATTAAGGAACCGTGGAGAGTTGTCACAGAAGATTTAATGCCTCTATTAAAGCCTCTCAAAAAGTTCGAGTTTAAACCTGGGGAAGTAAGTGGCCTGCTTAATAGTGTATTGGAGATTCTTGAAGCGAAAACTTTTTAA
- a CDS encoding histone deacetylase family protein, whose amino-acid sequence MIGEIYYSRKFLQHKPENYHPENPGRLWILMSAIRELMLDDRIIEPIPVDESFVKRIHDPAYVELVKRAVEEGRKYLDPDTYVCPGTWEAALMALGASKLAALAALRYGGLNMALVRPPGHHAGKRGKAMGAPTLGFCIFNNVAAAVLALREEDLEKIVIIDFDAHHGNGTQEIFWQDPDVIHIDIHERDIYPWTGYEREIGGGLAKGSKINIPMPHYSNDSDYIFAWDEIVVSILENVKPKVVLVSAGFDGFKGDGLTTLKLTEKFFSYAGASLRRYPVAMIFEGGYDVGLKRGFPAFVKGYEEKEAKDNGQPSYETLKIVEEVKDILSPWWSF is encoded by the coding sequence ATGATAGGCGAGATTTACTACTCACGAAAGTTCCTACAGCATAAGCCAGAAAACTATCATCCAGAAAATCCTGGGAGATTATGGATTTTGATGTCCGCTATAAGAGAACTCATGCTCGATGACAGAATTATTGAGCCAATCCCTGTGGACGAGTCTTTTGTTAAGAGGATTCACGACCCTGCATACGTTGAGCTCGTTAAAAGGGCCGTCGAGGAGGGGAGAAAGTATCTTGATCCAGACACTTACGTGTGCCCAGGAACTTGGGAAGCAGCCCTCATGGCCTTGGGGGCATCAAAATTAGCAGCATTAGCGGCATTGCGATATGGAGGGCTAAACATGGCTCTTGTTAGACCGCCAGGGCATCATGCAGGAAAGAGGGGAAAAGCGATGGGTGCCCCAACACTCGGCTTTTGCATATTCAACAACGTCGCCGCTGCAGTTCTGGCTCTGAGGGAGGAAGATCTCGAAAAGATTGTTATAATCGATTTTGACGCCCACCATGGAAATGGAACTCAAGAAATATTCTGGCAGGATCCCGATGTTATCCATATAGACATCCATGAGCGGGACATTTATCCTTGGACTGGCTATGAAAGGGAGATAGGTGGAGGATTAGCTAAAGGAAGTAAAATAAATATTCCCATGCCTCATTATTCTAATGATTCGGATTATATATTTGCCTGGGATGAGATAGTTGTTTCTATCCTGGAAAATGTTAAGCCCAAGGTTGTTTTAGTGTCTGCCGGGTTTGATGGATTTAAAGGGGATGGGTTAACAACCCTTAAGCTTACTGAGAAGTTCTTCTCTTATGCCGGAGCCTCTCTTAGAAGGTACCCTGTTGCTATGATATTTGAGGGAGGTTATGATGTTGGTCTAAAGAGAGGGTTCCCTGCTTTTGTTAAGGGTTATGAGGAAAAAGAAGCCAAAGACAATGGGCAACCTAGCTATGAAACGCTTAAAATCGTTGAAGAAGTGAAGGATATTTTAAGTCCTTGGTGGTCTTTTTAG
- a CDS encoding 50S ribosomal protein L14e — translation MPAIEVGRIAVVIAGRRAGQKVVVVDIIDKNFVLVTGAGLNKVKRRRMNIKHIEPLPEKVNIPRGASDEEVKQALEQAGISLA, via the coding sequence ATGCCTGCAATTGAGGTTGGTAGGATCGCTGTAGTTATTGCAGGTAGAAGGGCTGGTCAGAAGGTAGTTGTTGTGGACATAATAGACAAGAACTTCGTTCTGGTTACTGGGGCTGGCCTCAACAAGGTTAAGAGGAGGAGGATGAACATCAAGCACATCGAGCCCCTTCCGGAGAAGGTCAACATTCCAAGGGGCGCCAGCGACGAGGAAGTTAAGCAGGCCCTCGAACAGGCCGGCATAAGCCTGGCCTGA
- the cmk gene encoding (d)CMP kinase has protein sequence MPKGCLVITVSGLAGSGTTTLCRKLAQHYGLKHVYAGLIFRQMAKEMGMSLEEFQKYAELHPEIDREVDRRQIEAAKECNVVIEGRLAGWMVKNADLKIWLDAPIRVRAERVARREGISVEEAFMKIAEREKQNRKRYLNLYGIDINDLSIYDLIIDTSKWSPDGVFAIVKAAIDHLDPVGDAGSKKE, from the coding sequence ATGCCAAAGGGGTGCCTCGTCATAACGGTCAGCGGTTTGGCTGGCTCAGGAACGACCACGCTATGTAGGAAGCTTGCTCAGCACTACGGCCTTAAGCACGTCTATGCCGGGTTAATATTCAGGCAGATGGCCAAGGAAATGGGCATGAGCTTAGAAGAGTTTCAGAAGTATGCTGAGCTTCACCCCGAGATTGACAGAGAAGTCGATAGGAGGCAGATCGAGGCTGCAAAGGAATGCAATGTTGTTATAGAGGGCAGATTGGCCGGATGGATGGTCAAGAACGCTGACTTGAAAATATGGCTTGATGCTCCAATCAGGGTTAGAGCTGAGAGGGTTGCTAGAAGGGAAGGTATTAGTGTTGAAGAGGCGTTTATGAAGATAGCCGAGAGGGAAAAGCAGAACAGGAAAAGGTATTTAAACCTGTATGGTATCGACATCAACGACCTTTCGATTTACGATTTGATAATTGACACCTCTAAATGGTCGCCCGATGGGGTCTTCGCAATTGTGAAGGCTGCCATCGACCACCTTGACCCCGTCGGCGACGCGGGGTCGAAAAAAGAATAG
- a CDS encoding 50S ribosomal protein L34e: protein MKPMYRSRSWRRKYVRTPGGRVVVHFERRKPKIAHCAICGRPLNGIPRGRPVEMRKLPKTKKRPERPMPYLCPKCMRRVMKEQIRSQLVA, encoded by the coding sequence ATGAAGCCAATGTACAGGTCAAGGTCATGGAGGAGGAAGTACGTCAGGACCCCAGGAGGGAGGGTTGTAGTACACTTCGAGAGAAGAAAGCCTAAGATAGCTCACTGTGCCATCTGCGGCAGACCTCTCAACGGAATACCAAGGGGCAGGCCCGTTGAGATGAGGAAGTTACCAAAGACCAAGAAGAGGCCAGAGAGGCCAATGCCATACCTCTGCCCCAAGTGCATGCGTAGGGTAATGAAGGAGCAGATTAGATCTCAGCTCGTTGCCTGA
- a CDS encoding prolyl oligopeptidase family serine peptidase, which yields MEDPYIWMENLQDERVLKLVEEENRRFKEFVGELSDKLFPEVWEYFSIPTVGSARITKRGIIVSMREKDRQVIRWLNGEVIVDSKELEKEIGDEVLLQGFTTDREGKRLAYSFSIGGADEGTTKIIDLETGDVIEEITPSVWNIVFLGNGYYFARFYRKEKTPDGVNPPAERLFWKDEEGEKMVFGEGLGSGYFMGLSKSSDEKYAMLTVTYGWNKAEIYLGPIDKPEEWKKVYSAEVPAEPIDVVDGKLFILTREGEGLGKIIALKDGQVEEVVPEGQFPLEWAVIVKDKMVAGRLVHASHRIEVYTLDGKKVRDFTFDFPGSVYPLDKDDERVILRYESFTVPYRIYELKDELRLIDEKRIEGNFKVEEDFAISKDGTRIHYFIVKGEKDEKKAWVFGYGGFNISLTPRFFPQVIPFIKRGGVFAMANLRGGSEYGEEWHRAGMRENKQNVFDDFIAVLSKLKAEGYKVAAWGRSNGGLLVSATLVQRPDVMDAALIGYPVIDMLRFHKLYIGSVWIPEYGNPDDPKDREFLLKYSPYHNVKPQKYPPTLIYTGLHDDRVHPAHALKFFMKLKEVNAPVYLRVETKSGHMGASPETRARELTDLLAFVTRVLWDKVVQ from the coding sequence ATGGAAGATCCCTACATTTGGATGGAAAACCTGCAGGATGAAAGGGTTCTAAAGCTAGTCGAAGAGGAAAACAGAAGGTTCAAGGAGTTCGTGGGAGAACTGAGCGATAAACTGTTCCCGGAAGTTTGGGAGTACTTCTCTATACCAACTGTAGGTTCGGCGAGGATAACTAAGAGGGGAATAATAGTCTCGATGAGGGAGAAGGACAGGCAGGTCATAAGATGGCTTAACGGTGAGGTTATAGTTGACTCCAAGGAGCTAGAAAAGGAAATTGGCGATGAGGTTCTCTTGCAGGGCTTCACTACAGACAGGGAGGGAAAGAGGTTGGCGTACAGCTTCTCAATAGGAGGTGCCGATGAGGGAACAACGAAGATAATAGACCTCGAAACAGGAGATGTAATAGAGGAGATAACACCCTCGGTCTGGAACATAGTGTTCCTGGGAAATGGCTACTACTTCGCTCGCTTTTATAGGAAGGAGAAGACTCCTGACGGTGTAAATCCCCCAGCTGAGAGGCTTTTCTGGAAGGACGAAGAAGGGGAAAAGATGGTATTCGGCGAGGGCCTTGGCTCGGGCTACTTTATGGGGCTTTCAAAGAGTTCGGATGAGAAGTACGCAATGCTCACGGTAACGTACGGGTGGAACAAGGCCGAGATATACCTTGGACCTATTGACAAGCCTGAAGAGTGGAAGAAAGTTTATTCGGCGGAGGTTCCGGCGGAGCCCATAGATGTAGTTGATGGGAAGCTCTTCATCCTGACAAGGGAGGGGGAAGGTCTCGGGAAGATCATCGCATTAAAGGATGGCCAGGTGGAGGAAGTAGTTCCGGAAGGCCAGTTCCCCCTTGAGTGGGCGGTCATCGTTAAGGACAAGATGGTAGCGGGAAGGCTCGTTCACGCGAGTCACAGGATTGAAGTTTACACCTTGGACGGCAAGAAGGTGAGGGATTTCACTTTTGACTTCCCTGGGAGCGTTTATCCCTTGGATAAAGACGATGAAAGGGTTATCTTAAGGTACGAGAGCTTTACTGTTCCCTACAGAATATACGAGCTGAAGGATGAACTAAGGTTAATCGATGAAAAAAGAATCGAGGGCAACTTCAAGGTTGAGGAGGACTTTGCAATATCTAAGGACGGAACGAGGATCCACTACTTCATCGTGAAGGGGGAGAAAGATGAAAAGAAAGCCTGGGTCTTTGGCTACGGTGGCTTCAACATCTCTCTAACGCCAAGGTTCTTCCCCCAGGTAATTCCGTTCATAAAGCGCGGTGGAGTATTTGCGATGGCCAACTTGAGGGGAGGTAGCGAGTACGGGGAGGAGTGGCATCGTGCAGGAATGAGGGAGAACAAGCAGAACGTCTTTGACGACTTTATCGCCGTTCTGAGCAAACTTAAAGCTGAAGGCTACAAGGTTGCAGCTTGGGGAAGGAGTAACGGAGGGCTTTTGGTCTCAGCAACGCTCGTTCAAAGGCCGGATGTTATGGATGCCGCCCTAATTGGCTATCCAGTGATTGACATGCTCAGGTTCCACAAGCTGTACATAGGAAGCGTCTGGATTCCGGAATATGGAAATCCCGATGATCCAAAGGACAGGGAGTTTCTGCTGAAGTACTCGCCCTACCACAACGTTAAGCCTCAGAAATATCCCCCAACCCTTATCTACACTGGCCTGCACGATGACAGGGTTCACCCTGCTCATGCATTGAAGTTCTTCATGAAGCTCAAGGAAGTTAATGCCCCAGTGTACCTTAGGGTCGAAACTAAGAGTGGTCACATGGGTGCTTCACCTGAAACGAGGGCAAGGGAGCTCACCGATTTGCTTGCATTTGTCACAAGAGTTCTATGGGACAAAGTTGTCCAATAA